The nucleotide sequence TAGAAAACCTATAACACCATTAATACCTTTTATAATATGAGGAATTTCACCACCCAGATTAGCTTGAACCATTATATAACCAGGAAAATAAACTCTTTCCTTGTTAATTTTCTTTCCATTTCTAATCTGAATAACTTTTTCGGTAGGAACTAGAACTTGGTCCACCCAATCTTCCATCCCCATATGTGCGATTTCTCGCTCTATATAATCTTTAACTTTATTTTCTTGTCCACTTACAGCACGAACAACATACCACTTTTTATCCTTAACGTCTGCCATAATTAGATTACGATTTTACCCATTCAAAGTATCCTTCAATTACGTTGCTGAATAAAGTATCAACACCCCATATTACTAATGAGAAAACAATTGAAAAAACTGCAACGAGTATTGTTAACCTTTGAGCTTCAGGCCAACTTGTCCAGGTAACATGGTTTTTTAATTCGTTATAAGACTCAGATAAATAATTAACAATTCCTGCCATTACTAAATATATTTGCACGGGTTGAGAGGCTCGAACTCCCGACACCTGGTTTTGGAGACCAGTGCTCTACCAACTGAGCTAAACCCGTAAGATAAAGAGAAGGTATCCTGAAAAACAGGATACCTTATATATTCAAACTATATTAGTCTAAAATTTCAGTTACCTGACCAGCACCTACAGTTCTACCACCTTCACGGATAGCGAAACGTAGACCAACATTCATTGCAATTGGCTGAATAAGCTCTACATGAATTGTAAGGTTATCACCAGGCATTACCATTTCTACTCCTTCTGGAAGGTTAATTGTTCCAGTTACATCAGTTGTACGTACGTAAAACTGAGGACGGTAGTTATTATGAAATGGAGTGTGACGTCCACCTTCTTCTTTTTTAAGAATATAAACCTCTGCTTTAAATTTAGCGTGAGGAGTTACAGAACCTGGCTTAGTAATAACCATACCTCTAGAGATTTGAGTTTTCTCAATACCTCTTAATAGGATACCAACGTTATCACCAGCTTCACCTCTATCAAGAATTTTACGGAACATTTCAACTCCAGTAATTGTAGAAGTTAATTTACCAGCTCCCATACCGATGATCTCTACAGGATCTCCAGTGTTAGCAACACCAGTTTCGATACGTCCAGTTGCTACTGTACCACGACCTGTAATAGAGAATACATCTTCGATAGGTAAAAGGAAATCTTTATCAACATCACGCTGAGGAAGTTCAATCCAGCTATCAACTGCTTCCATAAGGTCTAATACAGACTGAGTCCATTTATCATCACCTTCTAAAGCACCAAGAGCAGATCCAGAAATAACAGGACCATTATCACCATCATATTCATAGAAAGAAAGAAGATCTCTTACTTCCATTTCAACAAGCTCTAAAAGCTCTTCATCATCAACAAGGTCAACTTTATTTAAGAATACAACGATTCTTGGGATACCAACCTGACGTCCAAGAAGTATGTGTTCACGAGTTTGTGGCATAGGACCATCAGTTGCAGCAACAACAAGGATAGCACCGTCCATCTGAGCAGCACCAGTTACCATGTTCTTTACATAATCGGCGTGACCAGGACAATCAACGTGAGCGTAGTGACGGTTTCCAGTCGCATACTCTACGTGAGAAGAGTTAATAGTAATACCTCTATCTTTTTCCTCAGGAGCGTTATCGATTTGATCGAAAGCTCTTGCTTCAGAAAATCCAGCGTCAGCCAAAACTTTAGTAATAGCTGCAGTTAAAGTAGTTTTTCCGTGATCTACGTGTCCAATCGTACCGATGTTAAGGTGCGGTTTGGAACGATCATAAGTTTCCTTTGCCATAATTAATACTTATTTAATCTTAGTTATATATTAGTGTTCAATTTTATACTAAACCAGAGCCAACGACGAGAATTGAACTCGTGACCTCTTCCTTACCAAGGAAACGCTCTACCCCTGAGCTACGTCGGCAAAAAAAGGGACAAGCCCAATTTCGCTAAACAACAAAAACCATAAGCCATCATGTAGCTTACGGATATTGTTGAACTCGTATGATAATTTCTTAGAGCGAAAGACCGGGTTCGAACCGGCGACATTCAGCTTGGAAGGCTGACGCTCTACCAACTGAGCTACTTTCGCATTTTAAAAAGAATTAAAATTCTTTGTTGGTTATTGTGGGGAGAGCAGGATTCGAACCTGCGAAGACGTAGTCAGCAGATTTACAGTCTGCCCTCGTTGGCCGCTTGAGTATCTCCCCTCAAAATTATCATACCATTATTTCATAGAACTACAACCCAAAAGGCAAAGCTTTATGATGGTATCAAATCGGCTGCAAATTAAAGTAATTTATCAGCACCATCCAAAGCTTTTTTCAAAAATTTTTTGAAAAATTTTCAGCTCACTTACTTCCAATAAGTTAAGAAAACCAAAGCTTTCAGATTCAAAATTTCAAGAGCCGATGGAGGGACTCGAACCCACGACCTGCTGATTACAAATCAGCTGCTCTAGCCAGCTGAGCTACATCGGCAACATACTTTCTTTCACAAAAAAGCCCGCTATTTCTAACGGACTGCAAATGTATACAAATTATTCCTTTCTCAAAATAAAATTTGATTTTTTTTCATCAAGCATATAATTTCGATTTCTCTTTTCTTTTAATCAATTGTCTTTGTAGAGAGTTAACACACTCATCCACACACCCTTCAAATTTTTTACAAGTCTTCTTCACCATTATTTCTTCTCCAGGAATACTTAAAAGAATTTCTGTAATTTTATTGGCTTTGTCGCTGGTATTTTGAACTTTTAAAAAAACGTCTGCATAAACCACTTTGCTGTAATAATTCTCAAGTTTATCCATTTTCTTCTGAATAAAATCAATCAGCTTTTGATCTGCATTAAAGTTTACAGATTGCACATTTACTTTCATAACGTCAAAAATTTAATTAAACAAAAGGTTAAGCTAGTTCTTACTATTGCGAGGATGAGCTGTTTTATGAATGTTTTTAAGCTCTGCAATACTATTATGAGTATAAACTTGTGTTGCAGCCAGGCTAGAGTGCCCTAACAATTCTTTTACAGCATTTAAATCTGCTCCCTGATTAAGTAAGTGCGTCGCAAAAGAGTGCCTAAGTATATGCGGACTCTTTTTTAACTTACCCGACGCCTTACTAAAATAGTTATTTATAATTCTATAAACAAGACTTTCACTCATTTTATCTCCCTTGGAGGAAACAAACAAATAATAATCCGCAGACACTTTCAATTGTTCATTCTCACGTTTTGCTAGGTAATATTCTATACTTTTAAAGACATATTTTAATAACGGCACATATCGCTCCTTATTTCTTTTACCTAAAACTTTAATATTAAGTTGAGATGAATCCAAATCTGCTAGCTTGAGATTGATTAATTCGATACGCCTTAATCCTGTTGAGTAAAATAATTCTATGATTGCTTTATCTCTAGCACCTTCGAACGTATCGATATTTATACTTTCTAGTGCTTTTGTAATTTCTTTTTCTGAGAATGGAATCTGGACTTTCTTACCGGTTTTAAGCGGTTTATGCTTTTGAAGTGGAGAAACAACCACCTCTCCTACTTTCTGTAAAAATTTATAAAAAGATTTAACTGAAGAAATCTTACGATTTATGCTCCTGTTAGAAACACCGGCTTCAGATAGCGAAACAATCCAACTACGAATCTGAGAATAATTTATTTGCTGAAAATCACAGCCGTCGAATTCAGTTTCAATAAAATCCTGAAAGGAAAGTAAATCAGCTTCATAAGCTTTAATGGTATGAGCTGAATAATTCTTCTCTAAGAGAAGGTAGTCTTTAAACTGAATAATAGACATAAAAAAACTGTTGATAAACAAAGTTAAGAAACTTAATTTACCAACAGTTAGATATTTTTACCAAAGAAGCAGGGCTTCAATGATTACATTCATACTTTAATAAGAAAGGAGATACTAGATATCTTCTTCATCTCTAAGGTGCTGAATATATTGCGCTTTTTGCACTTGCGCCCTACGTTCTACAGACGGCTTTGTAAAATGCTGACGACTTCTTAGCTGTCGCATTGTTCCTGTCTTATCGAATTTACGCTTAAAACGCTTAAGCGCTCTATCAATGTTCTCTCCGTCTTTTACTGGTATTATTAACATAGATCCACCTCCTTTCGTTGAAAATTAGGCTGCAAATATAATCGAATTTTACTTACAACCAACTAATATTTAATTATTATTCAAAAATTATAATTTGAATGAAATTTGCGTAATATGAACTACGCTTTCAATCATTATCTTAAGATTTAAAAACTTCTTTTACAGGCGCTTTATATTCTTTCTTATCAATCACCATTTTAGAAATTATCTCTCGTAAAATTTCAGAAGTACCTCCACCAATAGGTCCTAATCGACTATCTCTAAACATTCTGGCCAAAGGATAATCTTCCATATAACCATAACCGCCTAGCATTTGTAAACTACCATAAATAACCTCATCAGCTATTTTGGTACTTAACAACTTAGACATACTCGCTTCTTTAACAGGATACTCCCCATTACCTAATTTATAAGCGGTAGCATAATTAAACTCTTTAATTACAGTCACCTCGCTTACCATATCTGCAATTTTATGTCTAAGCGCCTGAAATTCGTTGATCTTCCTTCCAAATGCTTCACGCTCATTCATGTAATCTATAGCGTAATCTAAAGCAAATTCAGCTCTTGCATGTGCGTTCACTCCCATAATTAAACGCTCCATAGCAAAATGTTGCATTATATAAGAGAACCCCTTATCCTCTTCTCCCAATAAATGATCTGCAGGAATCTCTACATTATCAAATGCGATTTCTCCTGTATCTGAAGCTTTCCAACCTAGTTTATTTAATTTAGAAGCAGAAACTCCTTTTGCATTTCTATCAACAATAAAGATGCTCATCCCTTTACTCTTTAACTCCGGGCTTGTTTTAGCAGCGACAACTAAATAATCTGCATAAACTCCGTTTGTTATAAAGGTTTTTGAGCCATTCAATATGTAGGTATCGCCTTTCTTTTCTGCCGTAGTTCGCATACCTGCTACATCAGAGCCACCAAAAGGTTCACTAACACAAAGCGCTCCTATCATTTCACCATTTATACTTGGTATAAGATACTTCTCTTTTAAAGCGTCATTAGCTTCTATTTTAACGTGTGTCATTGCTAAATAAGCATGCGCCCACATAGCAGCTGCAAAACCACCTGAATTAATTTTCTGTAATTCTTCAAGAAAAATAATCGTATAGAATATATCAAGATTTAACCCACCGTATTCTTCCGGCTGATATAGGCCAAAATAACCCATCTCGCCAAATTTCTGCCAGATAAAACGATCAATAGTTCCAGTCTCCTCCCATTTATCGATGTGCGGAACTACTTCTTTCTGTAAAAAATCTCTAAAACTCTCTCTAAACAGAGCATGCTCTTCGTTAAAATACATGGAATTCATTTAGTATACTATTGAAAAATCTTCGATATGATTCTATTAAAAACACCGCAAAAATATAGCCATTTTTAAAACTAGAATCTAAAACAAGCTTAAAATTAAGAACACAGTACTTTTTTACAATGTATCAATTAAAACTTAAATATAATTGAATTCTATCAATTTTATCCACTGGAAAGCCTTCTATTTTTATCAAATCTTCAACCGAATTTATTTTCTCATGTAAAATTCTATAGTTTACAAGCGCTCTGGCAAGTTCGTAATTTAAATAAGGTATTTCCGAAAGCTCAATCACAGTAACTTCGTTAATATTATGTTTGGAAAAATTCTGCGGAATTTTCTTCATATGACTTTCAAGTTCTAGCCTGGTTTCGGATGTTAAGCCATAGACATCCTGAAGCTGAATAAAACTACGATAACCACCAATAAGCGTTCGATATTTCACTAATCTCTTTCCAAGGCTCTCACCTATTCCCTTTACCTGCATAAGATCTACAGCAGTAGCGGTATTGATATCAATTTTTGTAAAGCTTGACTTTTTTGAAACGGAAGTAGCTTTTATCCAATCTGGAAATTTGAAATTCGGCGAGATACTGTTCAATAAACTATCAGAAACCTTAGTAACCTTTTGAAAATCTGAAGAAGAATTTATCCATTTTCCGGTTGCTCTATACTTCAAAAGTCGATCAATTTCCTCTACAGACATCCCTAAACGATAAGCCTTATAATCACTTAGATAATTAGGGTTGAAAGGATAAATCGTATCCTTATTACCTTGGATGTTTTTTAAACTATCAAGTTTACTTTGAAAAGATTTTAATTCAATAGCTTCCTTTTCTGAAATACTTTCTTCTGAAGCGGAAAAAGGATCGCTATAATATATAATTTGAAGAAGAACAATAATTACTATTAAAACAAAAATCCCATTCCGTTCACTTTTATTGAAAACGAAATGGGATTTCCAGTATTTCATAAATACTTTTATTTCACTATTGCATAGTTGTCTTTGGCTTTCCGTCCTTAGTAAATAATTCTCCTGCTTTCAGCTTTCTGAAATATTCACGAAGATCTTCTCTAACTTCACCACTCATAATATAAAGACCAATGATATTAGGGAAAGACATCGATAAAATCATCATATCAGAGAAATCAAGTACAGCACCAAGACTTATTGACGCTCCAATTACAACAAATACTAAAAAGAATACTTTATAAATAAGTTCTGATTTCGTGCTTTTTCCAAAAAGGAACGT is from Zunongwangia endophytica and encodes:
- the nusG gene encoding transcription termination/antitermination protein NusG; this translates as MADVKDKKWYVVRAVSGQENKVKDYIEREIAHMGMEDWVDQVLVPTEKVIQIRNGKKINKERVYFPGYIMVQANLGGEIPHIIKGINGVIGFLGETKGGDPVPLRQSEVNRMLGKVDELAVKTDNIAIPFTLGETIKVIDGPFNGFNGTVEKINEEKRKLEVMVKIFGRKTPLELSYMQVEKV
- the secE gene encoding preprotein translocase subunit SecE, translating into MAGIVNYLSESYNELKNHVTWTSWPEAQRLTILVAVFSIVFSLVIWGVDTLFSNVIEGYFEWVKS
- the tuf gene encoding elongation factor Tu, producing MAKETYDRSKPHLNIGTIGHVDHGKTTLTAAITKVLADAGFSEARAFDQIDNAPEEKDRGITINSSHVEYATGNRHYAHVDCPGHADYVKNMVTGAAQMDGAILVVAATDGPMPQTREHILLGRQVGIPRIVVFLNKVDLVDDEELLELVEMEVRDLLSFYEYDGDNGPVISGSALGALEGDDKWTQSVLDLMEAVDSWIELPQRDVDKDFLLPIEDVFSITGRGTVATGRIETGVANTGDPVEIIGMGAGKLTSTITGVEMFRKILDRGEAGDNVGILLRGIEKTQISRGMVITKPGSVTPHAKFKAEVYILKKEEGGRHTPFHNNYRPQFYVRTTDVTGTINLPEGVEMVMPGDNLTIHVELIQPIAMNVGLRFAIREGGRTVGAGQVTEILD
- the hpf gene encoding ribosome hibernation-promoting factor, HPF/YfiA family, which codes for MKVNVQSVNFNADQKLIDFIQKKMDKLENYYSKVVYADVFLKVQNTSDKANKITEILLSIPGEEIMVKKTCKKFEGCVDECVNSLQRQLIKRKEKSKLYA
- a CDS encoding tyrosine-type recombinase/integrase; its protein translation is MSIIQFKDYLLLEKNYSAHTIKAYEADLLSFQDFIETEFDGCDFQQINYSQIRSWIVSLSEAGVSNRSINRKISSVKSFYKFLQKVGEVVVSPLQKHKPLKTGKKVQIPFSEKEITKALESINIDTFEGARDKAIIELFYSTGLRRIELINLKLADLDSSQLNIKVLGKRNKERYVPLLKYVFKSIEYYLAKRENEQLKVSADYYLFVSSKGDKMSESLVYRIINNYFSKASGKLKKSPHILRHSFATHLLNQGADLNAVKELLGHSSLAATQVYTHNSIAELKNIHKTAHPRNSKN
- the rpsU gene encoding 30S ribosomal protein S21, which encodes MLIIPVKDGENIDRALKRFKRKFDKTGTMRQLRSRQHFTKPSVERRAQVQKAQYIQHLRDEEDI
- a CDS encoding acyl-CoA dehydrogenase family protein → MNSMYFNEEHALFRESFRDFLQKEVVPHIDKWEETGTIDRFIWQKFGEMGYFGLYQPEEYGGLNLDIFYTIIFLEELQKINSGGFAAAMWAHAYLAMTHVKIEANDALKEKYLIPSINGEMIGALCVSEPFGGSDVAGMRTTAEKKGDTYILNGSKTFITNGVYADYLVVAAKTSPELKSKGMSIFIVDRNAKGVSASKLNKLGWKASDTGEIAFDNVEIPADHLLGEEDKGFSYIMQHFAMERLIMGVNAHARAEFALDYAIDYMNEREAFGRKINEFQALRHKIADMVSEVTVIKEFNYATAYKLGNGEYPVKEASMSKLLSTKIADEVIYGSLQMLGGYGYMEDYPLARMFRDSRLGPIGGGTSEILREIISKMVIDKKEYKAPVKEVFKS
- a CDS encoding ComEA family DNA-binding protein, coding for MKYWKSHFVFNKSERNGIFVLIVIIVLLQIIYYSDPFSASEESISEKEAIELKSFQSKLDSLKNIQGNKDTIYPFNPNYLSDYKAYRLGMSVEEIDRLLKYRATGKWINSSSDFQKVTKVSDSLLNSISPNFKFPDWIKATSVSKKSSFTKIDINTATAVDLMQVKGIGESLGKRLVKYRTLIGGYRSFIQLQDVYGLTSETRLELESHMKKIPQNFSKHNINEVTVIELSEIPYLNYELARALVNYRILHEKINSVEDLIKIEGFPVDKIDRIQLYLSFN